In a single window of the Osmerus eperlanus chromosome 4, fOsmEpe2.1, whole genome shotgun sequence genome:
- the ubiad1 gene encoding ubiA prenyltransferase domain-containing protein 1 gives MAEGQKLSRAETYVMAGLNGHNGTRKAGLNDTAEHHTSNHRISGMTRVTSSMRNKCAAYVLALRPWSFSASLTPVALGSALAYKLDGSVDLVILMVCAVAVLVVHGAGNLVNTYYDFSKGIDHKKSDDRTLVDEILAPQDVVMFGAVLYSVGCLCATLLYFLSTLRLEHLALIYFGGLSSSFLYTGGIGLKYVALGDIVILITFGPLAVMFAHAVQVGYLSVLPLVYAVPLALNTEAILHSNNTRDMDSDKQAGIVTLAILIGPTLSYILYNLLLFVPYVLFCILATRYTISMALPLLTLPMAFPLERQFRSQCYSKIPQKTAKLNLLMGLFYVFGIILAPQGSLPLL, from the exons ATGGCAGAGGGGCAGAAACTCAGCAGGGCAGAGACATATGTAATGGCTGGATTGAATGGACACAACGGGACGAGAAAAGCAGGCTTGAATGACACAGCAGAACACCATACTTCCAACCACAGAATCTCAGGGATGACCCGTGTCACTTCCAGCATGAGAAACAAGTGTGCTGCCTATGTGCTGGCCCTGCGGCCTTGGAGCTTCAGTGCCTCGCTTACCCCGGTGGCACTGGGCAGTGCCCTGGCCTACAAGCTAGATGGCTCTGTTGACTTGGTGATCCTGATGGTGTGTGCTGTGGCTGTGTTAGTAGTGCATGGTGCAGGGAACCTGGTAAACACATACTATGACTTCTCCAAAGGGATTGACCACAAGAAGAGTGATGATAGGACTCTGGTGGATGAAATTCTGGCCCCACAGGATGTAGTCATGTTCGGAGCAGTGCTGTACTCGGTGGGGTGCTTGTGTGCCACCCTGCTGTACTTTCTCTCTACCTTGCGACTGGAGCATCTAGCGCTCATCTACTTTGGAGGGCTCTCCAGCTCTTTCCTTTACACAGGAG GCATCGGTCTAAAGTATGTGGCCCTCGgagacattgtgatcctgaTTACGTTTGGCCCACTGGCGGTCATGTTTGCCCACGCTGTGCAGGTGGGCTACCTGTCGGTCCTGCCACTGGTGTATGCCGTCCCTCTTGCTCTCAACACTGAGGCTATCCTTCACAGCAACAACACTAGAGACATGGACTCCGATAAGCAAGCAGGCATTGTCACACTGGCCATCCTCATTGGCCCCACACTCTCCTACATACTCTACAACCTTCTGCTGTTTGTCCCTTACGTGCTCTTTTGCATTCTGGCCACGCGCTACACCATCAGCATGGCCCTGCCTCTGCTCACTCTGCCCATGGCCTTCCCCCTGGAGAGGCAGTTCCGCAGCCAGTGCTATTCCAAGATTCCACAGAAGACAGCCAAGCTCAATCTCCTAATGGGACTTTTCTATGTCTTTGGGATTATTTTAGCACCTCAAGGCAGTTTACCTTTACTGTGA